From a single Syntrophorhabdaceae bacterium genomic region:
- the pseG gene encoding UDP-2,4-diacetamido-2,4,6-trideoxy-beta-L-altropyranose hydrolase has translation MDKVKDIYFRADSSVDIGTGHIMRCLTLADVLRKRGLNIHFICRKYKGNINHIIEKRGYIVHGLPPRIMNKTDMLLTEEILKKENRRPDLLVSDHYGIDASWESHIKGCVRRVMVIDDFTSRRHHCDLLLNQNLYRNMEKRYKGMVPEGCRMLLGAKYILLREQFLPLRKKQKQFNKDVKRILVFVGGTDPTNETMKALKAIELLNRDDILIDVVVGVTNPNKDTIKKVCALMPNARYYCQVDNIEELLFKADMAIGSGGSASWERCFIGVPSIIMSFADNQREISENLHREGIAINLGWYEEITSEDIAVAIRGLMNNPAKRMKMISKGKNIVDGKGAYRVADAIQKMGEEKE, from the coding sequence TTGGATAAAGTTAAGGATATTTATTTTCGAGCAGATTCCTCGGTTGATATCGGTACCGGGCATATAATGCGATGTCTCACCCTCGCCGATGTTTTAAGGAAAAGGGGTTTAAATATTCACTTTATCTGCCGGAAATATAAAGGCAATATAAACCATATCATTGAAAAAAGAGGCTATATCGTTCATGGATTGCCTCCCCGAATAATGAATAAAACCGATATGCTCCTGACGGAAGAAATATTGAAAAAGGAAAACCGGAGACCGGATTTGTTGGTTTCTGACCATTACGGGATTGATGCGTCGTGGGAATCACACATAAAAGGCTGTGTTCGGAGGGTAATGGTCATTGATGATTTTACCAGCAGGCGTCACCACTGTGACCTTTTGTTAAATCAGAATTTATATAGAAATATGGAAAAGAGATACAAAGGGATGGTACCAGAGGGATGCAGGATGCTGCTCGGCGCAAAGTATATTTTACTGCGTGAACAATTTCTGCCATTAAGAAAGAAGCAGAAACAATTTAATAAAGACGTAAAAAGGATATTGGTTTTTGTTGGTGGTACAGACCCGACAAATGAAACTATGAAAGCCCTGAAAGCCATTGAGCTATTAAACAGGGATGACATTTTAATTGATGTTGTCGTCGGTGTGACAAACCCAAACAAGGATACTATCAAAAAAGTATGCGCTTTGATGCCCAATGCCCGTTACTATTGCCAGGTAGACAATATAGAAGAATTGTTATTTAAGGCAGACATGGCAATCGGCTCAGGGGGTTCTGCATCGTGGGAGAGATGTTTTATCGGTGTCCCATCGATCATTATGAGCTTCGCCGATAACCAGAGAGAAATATCTGAAAACCTTCACCGGGAGGGCATCGCTATAAACCTTGGATGGTATGAAGAGATCACCTCGGAAGACATTGCGGTAGCCATTAGAGGGCTTATGAATAATCCAGCAAAGAGGATGAAGATGATATCAAAAGGGAAAAATATAGTAGATGGAAAAGGGGCATACAGGGTTGCTGATGCAATACAGAAGATGGGCGAAGAAAAAGAATGA
- a CDS encoding radical SAM protein — protein sequence MTDKVLLIRPQNIYGYNNYPPLNLISLGTQLEKAGYKVRIVNCAFEPEPLKTIGIELKSSLFAGISIVTSEVSDAYNLVKFIKEKSNIPVVVGGWHCTLFPEQMAESEYVDYVVAGEGEKHIVNIAGMVQERNPGGKKVFQKEILDLESLPLPDYDIDDNIERFISSYLTDKLSEYVRQPMRWLPYESSRGCPSQCTFCINTVTGNTRYRKKSAEKVISEIDFLIRKYNLTHLKIIDDNFFVDIKRVREICEGIIARKLNITWDGECRCDYFNDRMLNNETLLLCKRSGLVQLTLGIESGSLHTLRIMKKGITPEQAEHAVQKCNEYKIIARSSFIIEIPGENIDDIKKTIVFINRLRRYPYFTCGAGTFRPYPKCELTKKLLEEGYLREPKDFLEWTNKETIDMYTSAEYIRPWQVNGKYSESAAFFLNMESSVRLGNHQIDRAIDRLKNNVFTLLAKARNRFMFYRFSFDKDLYKRFLLNFYKRRQNMEKSGSYPLSKMETHKGQ from the coding sequence ATGACAGATAAGGTTTTATTAATCAGACCCCAGAATATTTACGGCTATAATAATTATCCGCCCCTTAATCTTATTTCATTGGGTACACAGCTTGAAAAGGCCGGCTATAAAGTCAGAATAGTAAATTGTGCTTTCGAACCGGAACCTTTAAAAACTATTGGCATCGAATTGAAGAGTTCTTTGTTTGCCGGTATTTCAATAGTTACATCAGAGGTATCTGATGCTTATAATTTAGTTAAATTTATAAAGGAAAAATCAAATATACCCGTTGTAGTTGGTGGCTGGCATTGCACCTTATTCCCTGAACAGATGGCAGAGTCAGAATATGTTGATTATGTAGTGGCGGGTGAGGGTGAAAAGCACATTGTCAATATTGCCGGGATGGTCCAAGAAAGGAATCCGGGGGGTAAGAAAGTTTTCCAAAAGGAAATCCTTGATCTCGAATCACTCCCATTGCCCGATTATGACATAGATGACAACATCGAGAGGTTCATATCGAGCTATCTGACCGATAAGCTGTCTGAGTATGTCCGGCAGCCTATGCGCTGGCTGCCGTATGAAAGCAGTAGAGGATGTCCCTCGCAATGCACGTTTTGTATTAATACCGTGACGGGTAACACGCGTTACAGGAAAAAGAGCGCTGAAAAGGTTATTTCGGAAATAGATTTCCTTATCAGAAAATATAACTTAACACACCTAAAAATAATTGATGATAATTTTTTCGTGGATATAAAAAGGGTAAGGGAGATATGCGAGGGAATTATCGCGAGAAAGCTTAATATCACGTGGGATGGTGAATGCCGTTGTGACTATTTCAATGACAGGATGCTGAACAACGAGACGCTCTTACTGTGCAAGCGTTCCGGGCTTGTCCAACTTACCCTTGGCATTGAGTCCGGATCACTTCATACACTAAGGATTATGAAAAAAGGCATAACGCCCGAACAGGCGGAACATGCCGTTCAAAAGTGTAACGAGTACAAAATTATTGCCCGCTCATCTTTTATTATTGAGATACCAGGTGAAAATATAGACGATATAAAAAAGACGATTGTCTTTATTAACAGGCTAAGGAGATATCCATATTTTACATGCGGCGCCGGGACTTTCAGACCTTATCCAAAATGCGAATTGACAAAAAAACTCCTGGAAGAAGGATATCTCCGGGAGCCTAAAGACTTCCTTGAATGGACGAATAAAGAAACTATCGACATGTATACTTCTGCAGAGTATATACGGCCCTGGCAGGTAAACGGAAAATACTCCGAAAGTGCTGCCTTTTTTTTAAACATGGAATCATCGGTACGGCTTGGAAACCACCAGATTGACCGGGCAATTGATAGACTAAAAAACAACGTTTTTACATTACTGGCGAAGGCAAGGAATAGGTTTATGTTTTACAGATTTTCTTTTGATAAAGATCTCTATAAAAGATTTTTATTGAATTTTTATAAGCGCAGACAAAACATGGAAAAAAGCGGCTCATACCCGCTGTCGAAGATGGAGACGCATAAGGGGCAATGA
- the pseB gene encoding UDP-N-acetylglucosamine 4,6-dehydratase (inverting) gives MSIFDGKTILVTGGTGSFGKKFIETILKEHHPEKLIVFSRDELKQFEMAQMFSEKDYRCLRYFIGDVRDKDRLYRAFYGVNYVIHAAALKQVPAAERNPFEAVQTNIIGAENIINAAIDCGIEKVIALSTDKASNPVNLYGATKLCSDKLFISGNSYSGWRKTRFAVVRYGNVIGSRGSVVPYFMKMREAGIIPITDTRMTRFWISLEQGVRFVIRCLEITEGGELFVPKIPSMNITDLVKAIAPDCKYEIIGIRPGEKIHEVLVTEDDARHALEFDDYFIVEPEFHWWTAKTHISNGGKPVKEGFVYASNTNDRWLTVEELRGLVKDS, from the coding sequence ATGTCAATATTTGATGGAAAAACAATACTGGTGACCGGCGGGACAGGGTCTTTCGGGAAAAAATTTATTGAGACCATTCTGAAAGAACACCATCCTGAAAAATTAATCGTTTTCAGCCGTGACGAACTGAAGCAATTCGAAATGGCGCAGATGTTTTCTGAAAAAGACTACCGTTGTCTCAGATATTTTATCGGTGACGTGAGGGACAAGGACAGGTTGTACAGGGCTTTTTATGGAGTAAATTATGTTATCCATGCTGCTGCCCTAAAACAGGTACCGGCTGCGGAAAGAAATCCTTTCGAAGCCGTTCAAACGAACATTATAGGCGCTGAGAATATCATAAACGCGGCCATAGATTGCGGCATAGAAAAGGTAATAGCCCTTAGTACAGATAAAGCGTCGAATCCAGTCAATCTTTACGGCGCAACAAAACTTTGTTCCGATAAACTTTTTATTTCAGGCAACTCTTATTCAGGTTGGAGAAAGACGCGGTTTGCCGTTGTGCGATATGGAAACGTCATCGGAAGCCGGGGAAGCGTAGTGCCATATTTTATGAAGATGAGAGAGGCTGGAATAATACCCATAACTGACACAAGGATGACGCGTTTCTGGATAAGCCTGGAACAAGGTGTCAGGTTTGTAATAAGATGCCTCGAGATCACAGAAGGAGGAGAATTGTTTGTCCCGAAGATACCAAGTATGAATATCACAGATCTTGTAAAAGCTATTGCCCCTGATTGCAAATATGAGATCATTGGTATACGACCAGGCGAAAAGATTCATGAGGTACTTGTGACTGAGGATGATGCAAGACACGCGCTTGAATTTGACGATTATTTTATCGTTGAGCCGGAATTCCACTGGTGGACGGCAAAGACCCACATATCGAACGGAGGGAAACCCGTCAAAGAAGGTTTTGTTTATGCCAGCAACACGAACGATAGGTGGTTAACGGTAGAAGAATTGAGGGGATTAGTGAAAGATTCTTAA
- a CDS encoding DapH/DapD/GlmU-related protein has protein sequence MYKIKYLDIFASEIAEFLGLKLIGKDFVVKYPSSVNNFGNKAFLYLSENDTIPEKKIKRHKDVLILTAKKLSSKHDGLSYIIVDNPRVKFINVLNEFFVEYDSVVISPSAKIDANARIGYGVSIGENTVIGPEVIIGNNSRIMNNVVITGRVRIGNNCFIKHNSTIGSTGYDFELDEDGKLIHFPHVGKISIGDNVWIGANTCIESSAIDDTVIEDNVKIDDLVQIGSNCVVKKGTMITAGAIISRQVVIGRHCLIAPNASIRDSVLIGNNVTIGIGAVVIRDLKDNGVYAGNPARLLRKRKEEQQSHDKK, from the coding sequence ATGTATAAAATAAAGTATCTCGATATTTTTGCCTCCGAGATAGCCGAGTTTCTAGGCTTAAAACTTATCGGGAAAGATTTTGTCGTTAAATATCCCTCATCGGTAAATAACTTCGGTAATAAAGCCTTTTTATATTTAAGCGAAAACGATACCATCCCGGAAAAAAAGATTAAAAGACATAAAGATGTTCTTATTTTGACAGCGAAAAAGCTGAGTTCAAAACATGATGGACTATCATATATTATCGTTGATAATCCGAGGGTCAAGTTCATTAATGTCTTGAATGAATTTTTCGTAGAATATGACTCCGTTGTAATATCGCCATCTGCAAAGATCGATGCAAATGCCAGGATTGGATACGGTGTTTCAATAGGAGAGAACACGGTAATAGGGCCTGAAGTGATCATAGGAAACAACTCAAGAATCATGAATAATGTAGTCATAACGGGGCGCGTCAGGATAGGCAATAATTGTTTTATTAAACACAATTCAACAATAGGCAGTACAGGTTATGACTTTGAACTTGATGAAGACGGAAAGCTGATACATTTCCCCCATGTCGGGAAAATATCAATAGGTGATAATGTCTGGATAGGAGCCAACACATGTATAGAAAGCTCGGCTATCGATGATACGGTTATTGAAGACAATGTAAAGATTGACGACCTCGTGCAGATTGGGTCTAACTGTGTAGTGAAAAAAGGTACGATGATTACTGCCGGAGCCATCATCAGCAGGCAGGTTGTAATCGGCAGGCATTGTCTTATCGCGCCGAACGCCAGTATAAGGGATTCTGTGCTGATAGGAAACAATGTAACCATCGGGATAGGGGCGGTGGTTATCAGAGACCTGAAGGACAACGGTGTTTATGCGGGCAATCCAGCACGTTTGTTAAGGAAGAGAAAGGAGGAACAACAGTCACATGATAAAAAATAA
- a CDS encoding ABC transporter ATP-binding protein, whose amino-acid sequence MKDKILYIVHCVDTEGPLYEPLEATFDLIKKIFGLNIPPSVENLRKLQSGKGIPANIRSLVKHFVSFDGRLNYNTDWHMVDGMLNEILSEKWRKQYKDDFDNGCIFNWFILDHVGYKVNPRRRALGYNVVFEHYLDKLKEYNCKHDETHFHFHPVSFLREAHKSSNNLSYTNEHLQILSRRVIDHGWFPAAFRPGFHCERPDINFFLEQWIPFDFANQGVEKDKERYAELQKDVGTGRYGDWRRATSEWEVYHPDFYDYQIKGGMKRYIARCLNLNSRLRAIDEYEIEKAFRRADSDKRTIMAIVSHDEREVRPYIDHCYKLVRKVHKKYPDVKIKNSGALQAMRAALNLKKEKPVSFKVSLTNRLFTVRTDKPCWGPQPYFCFKTKTNLYIHENLDYHGDMHWSYTFDADTIFLDQLESIGLATNDDYGNTTVWRKSL is encoded by the coding sequence ATGAAAGATAAAATACTGTATATTGTCCATTGTGTTGATACTGAAGGGCCGTTGTACGAACCGCTGGAAGCAACCTTTGATCTGATAAAAAAGATCTTTGGGCTCAACATTCCTCCATCAGTTGAAAATCTTCGTAAATTACAAAGCGGAAAAGGCATACCTGCAAATATAAGGTCTCTGGTAAAACATTTTGTCTCTTTCGATGGCAGGCTCAACTATAACACAGATTGGCATATGGTCGACGGAATGCTCAATGAAATATTATCTGAAAAATGGAGAAAACAATACAAAGACGATTTTGATAACGGATGTATATTTAACTGGTTTATTCTTGACCACGTTGGATACAAGGTTAATCCAAGAAGACGGGCACTTGGTTACAATGTCGTTTTTGAACATTATCTGGATAAACTCAAAGAATATAACTGTAAGCACGATGAGACACATTTCCATTTTCATCCAGTATCTTTCTTAAGAGAAGCTCACAAGTCTTCCAATAATTTATCTTATACCAATGAGCATCTCCAGATATTGAGTCGTCGCGTAATCGACCATGGGTGGTTTCCTGCTGCATTCCGTCCCGGTTTTCATTGTGAACGTCCTGATATAAACTTCTTTCTCGAACAGTGGATTCCTTTTGACTTTGCGAACCAGGGGGTGGAAAAAGATAAAGAACGCTACGCTGAACTGCAGAAAGATGTGGGCACCGGACGATACGGCGACTGGAGAAGGGCAACATCCGAGTGGGAGGTCTATCACCCGGATTTTTATGATTACCAGATAAAAGGGGGTATGAAAAGATATATAGCAAGGTGTCTCAACCTCAATTCACGCTTGAGGGCAATCGATGAGTATGAGATAGAAAAGGCCTTTAGAAGGGCAGATTCCGATAAACGGACTATTATGGCTATCGTCAGTCACGATGAAAGGGAGGTGCGGCCATATATAGACCATTGTTATAAATTGGTCAGGAAAGTTCACAAAAAATACCCGGATGTAAAGATTAAGAACTCAGGTGCTTTGCAGGCTATGCGTGCAGCACTGAATCTTAAAAAGGAAAAACCTGTCTCATTTAAGGTTTCTTTAACAAATAGATTATTTACAGTAAGAACCGATAAGCCTTGCTGGGGGCCGCAACCTTATTTCTGTTTTAAAACAAAAACTAATCTTTACATCCATGAAAACCTTGACTATCATGGAGATATGCACTGGAGTTACACATTTGATGCCGATACCATATTCCTGGACCAGCTTGAGTCTATAGGCTTGGCTACTAACGATGATTATGGAAATACCACTGTATGGCGGAAGTCCTTGTGA
- a CDS encoding acylneuraminate cytidylyltransferase family protein, producing MYKDRRILAVITARGGSKGLPRKNIKPLLGKPLIAWTIEKALASNYLDRIIVSTDDKEIAEIAKNSGAEVPFLRPNELAGDHANSVDVAIHAINFMKDRGEQFDYIALLEPTSPLRKDGDIDRAIETLVDAGDSADSLVSLGKITLEHPWVAKKIEKHGYMVSFVENAENVVRRQELKDAFFPYGVIYLSSIHSLFHERTFYPKRTIPLFIERWQCYEIDDIYDFIAVEAILGERLLKKEKG from the coding sequence ATGTATAAAGACAGAAGAATTCTGGCGGTTATAACAGCGAGGGGAGGGAGTAAAGGGCTCCCAAGGAAAAATATCAAACCGCTTTTGGGTAAGCCCCTCATTGCATGGACAATCGAAAAGGCGCTGGCAAGCAATTACCTCGACAGGATCATCGTTTCCACAGACGATAAAGAGATCGCGGAGATCGCAAAAAACAGCGGCGCTGAAGTTCCTTTTTTAAGACCAAATGAATTGGCCGGCGATCATGCAAATTCGGTTGATGTTGCTATACACGCGATTAATTTTATGAAGGATAGAGGCGAGCAGTTCGATTATATCGCACTACTCGAGCCGACATCACCCCTAAGAAAAGATGGTGATATAGACAGGGCGATTGAAACACTGGTTGATGCCGGTGACAGCGCTGACAGCTTGGTGAGCCTTGGCAAGATAACACTCGAACATCCATGGGTCGCAAAAAAAATTGAAAAACATGGATATATGGTGTCGTTTGTGGAAAATGCTGAAAATGTTGTGAGACGCCAGGAATTGAAAGATGCCTTTTTCCCATATGGGGTCATTTATCTTTCAAGTATACATTCATTGTTTCATGAACGCACATTCTATCCCAAAAGGACGATACCTCTCTTTATAGAGAGATGGCAGTGCTACGAAATCGATGACATATACGACTTTATTGCCGTTGAAGCTATTTTGGGAGAACGTTTATTGAAAAAAGAGAAAGGTTAA
- a CDS encoding SDR family oxidoreductase: protein MKKLVIISGGLGVLGQSYAKALEGEGYDILLLDMKETPDDKKIYGELFQCDISDEKDIKRLRDHLASMECEVHGLINNASCQPPGFANELDDYSTETFRKVLDVNLVGSFLLTRTVIPFMKKQGFGSIINIGSIQGVVAPTFQIYEGMNITSPLVYAVAKAGMIHFCKWVAAKYGKWGIRCNAISPGGVGDSQRGGSEFAKTYASRTPLGKMADSDDVAEAVKFLMSDKSKYITGQNLLVDGGWTIY, encoded by the coding sequence ATGAAAAAGCTGGTTATAATTTCAGGAGGTCTTGGCGTCCTGGGCCAGAGTTACGCAAAGGCGCTGGAAGGGGAAGGCTATGACATACTTTTGCTCGACATGAAAGAGACCCCGGACGATAAAAAGATCTATGGTGAACTATTCCAATGCGACATCTCGGATGAGAAAGACATCAAGAGATTGCGGGACCACTTGGCATCGATGGAGTGTGAGGTCCATGGACTCATCAATAACGCGTCATGCCAGCCCCCGGGGTTTGCCAACGAACTTGATGATTATTCGACTGAAACCTTTCGTAAGGTTCTCGATGTAAACCTGGTAGGAAGCTTTTTACTCACCAGGACAGTAATCCCGTTCATGAAAAAACAAGGGTTCGGGAGCATTATCAACATAGGCTCAATCCAAGGTGTTGTGGCGCCCACATTTCAGATATACGAAGGCATGAATATCACGTCACCACTGGTTTATGCGGTTGCAAAGGCCGGGATGATCCATTTCTGCAAATGGGTAGCCGCAAAATATGGAAAATGGGGTATCCGGTGCAACGCCATATCACCTGGCGGGGTCGGAGATTCGCAGAGAGGCGGGAGCGAATTCGCGAAGACCTACGCGTCAAGGACACCGCTTGGGAAGATGGCTGATTCTGACGATGTTGCTGAGGCAGTGAAATTTCTCATGAGCGACAAATCCAAATATATCACCGGCCAGAACCTCCTCGTCGACGGGGGATGGACGATATATTAA
- a CDS encoding Gfo/Idh/MocA family oxidoreductase, with protein MKFLVIGYGSIGKRHAANVISMGHQAVLLRHSKGNENKEGLKEYYRLEDVLEGEKGIDGVIICSPTTKHLDDVKELIHHGIPFLLEKPPTHDLKSTSEMQEIIVSNKFTSYEMGFNLRYHPIIQFIKDFLPNVGKIYATKIYVGYYLPYWRKGVDYRESTSAKKELGGGVHVELAHDIDYTLWLIGCPEKVVGYVNRVSDLEISTDDICSALMKYKDGSVVEIHLDYLSHKYLRGGQIIAENGTLEWKWNPAEGNVSYFDKESSGSKEIFTVGPGYDFNTTYTDELKHFIDVINGREKSTVDIADAVDTMKVIRAIEVSDREEKWIAMKEIVS; from the coding sequence ATGAAGTTTCTCGTCATAGGATATGGCTCAATAGGGAAAAGGCACGCCGCAAATGTAATTTCTATGGGTCATCAGGCTGTCCTCCTCAGGCATTCAAAAGGTAATGAGAACAAAGAGGGCCTGAAAGAATATTATAGACTCGAAGACGTGCTCGAAGGCGAAAAAGGTATTGATGGTGTTATCATCTGCTCACCAACAACGAAGCATCTGGATGATGTGAAGGAATTAATTCATCATGGTATCCCCTTTTTACTCGAAAAACCACCGACACATGATCTTAAGTCAACCAGTGAGATGCAGGAGATCATAGTATCCAACAAGTTCACCTCCTATGAGATGGGATTTAACCTGAGGTATCATCCTATCATACAGTTTATTAAAGATTTTTTGCCGAACGTAGGAAAGATTTATGCAACGAAGATCTACGTTGGTTATTATCTCCCATACTGGAGAAAGGGTGTTGATTACCGCGAATCAACAAGCGCTAAAAAAGAGCTTGGCGGAGGAGTTCACGTGGAGCTCGCTCATGATATAGACTACACGCTCTGGTTGATAGGCTGTCCCGAGAAGGTGGTCGGATATGTGAACAGAGTGAGTGACCTCGAAATATCGACGGACGATATCTGTTCCGCGTTAATGAAGTATAAAGATGGTTCTGTGGTGGAGATCCATCTTGACTATCTTTCACATAAATATTTAAGGGGAGGACAGATCATTGCTGAAAATGGGACCCTTGAATGGAAGTGGAATCCGGCCGAAGGAAATGTATCGTATTTTGATAAGGAAAGCTCCGGTTCTAAAGAGATTTTTACAGTAGGACCCGGTTATGATTTTAATACGACCTATACAGATGAATTGAAACATTTTATCGATGTAATAAATGGCAGGGAGAAAAGCACGGTGGACATTGCCGATGCTGTTGACACGATGAAGGTCATTCGGGCTATCGAGGTTTCTGACCGGGAAGAGAAATGGATTGCCATGAAGGAGATTGTTTCATGA
- a CDS encoding aminotransferase class III-fold pyridoxal phosphate-dependent enzyme — MKFDRSMEIYEKALNLIPMGTSTFSKNPNLFVIGASPLYIQSAKGCVLYDVDGNELIDYSMALGPIILGYANAEVNKAAKKGIDEGLVYTVSSPEESMLAERLIDIIPCAEMVRFCKNGSDVCEGAIRLARNYTQKLKIMTVGGYHGFHDWFIVSTPRNKGIPKVMAEWILPHNYNDIDAIEKTINAQGDEIAALIMEPVINYEPKTGYLERIRELTEKNNIVLIYDEMKTGFRLHIGGAQKYFNVVPDIAVFAKGLSNGFPLSVLAGKKYLMKQFEDENCFFSGSYATEKASLNAALKTIEILERDKVIEQNWKIGDILKRGIRKIINKHNLHEFMNIVGFAPMTHFVMVDYKGFTVNEIRSFIQQECIKRGVLFVGYHHICFAHRKKHIDRTLKVYDEVMSLLKQAIDDGSLRDKIEGKPISAFSVRSN; from the coding sequence ATGAAATTTGACCGTTCAATGGAGATCTATGAGAAGGCGCTGAACCTTATCCCGATGGGTACCTCGACCTTCAGCAAAAACCCGAACCTCTTTGTCATAGGCGCTTCGCCGCTTTACATACAATCGGCAAAGGGATGCGTGCTGTACGATGTAGACGGCAACGAGCTCATTGATTACTCGATGGCGCTTGGGCCAATCATCCTTGGCTACGCAAACGCCGAGGTGAACAAGGCTGCGAAAAAGGGGATAGACGAAGGGCTCGTTTATACGGTCTCTTCGCCGGAAGAGTCCATGCTGGCAGAAAGGCTTATCGATATCATCCCCTGCGCCGAGATGGTGCGTTTCTGTAAAAACGGCTCGGATGTGTGCGAGGGCGCAATAAGGCTTGCCAGGAATTACACGCAGAAGCTGAAGATCATGACCGTCGGAGGTTACCACGGTTTCCATGACTGGTTTATCGTTTCAACGCCCCGCAACAAAGGCATTCCCAAGGTCATGGCAGAATGGATCTTGCCGCATAACTATAACGATATAGACGCAATAGAAAAAACAATTAATGCTCAAGGCGATGAGATAGCAGCGTTGATCATGGAGCCTGTTATCAATTATGAACCAAAGACAGGTTACCTGGAAAGAATAAGAGAGCTGACCGAGAAAAATAATATTGTACTGATATACGACGAGATGAAGACAGGTTTTCGCCTCCATATAGGCGGAGCACAGAAGTACTTTAACGTTGTGCCTGATATAGCGGTTTTTGCGAAAGGACTTTCTAACGGATTTCCGTTAAGCGTGCTGGCCGGTAAAAAGTATCTCATGAAACAGTTTGAAGATGAGAATTGTTTTTTCTCCGGTTCCTACGCAACAGAAAAGGCCTCCCTTAATGCGGCGCTGAAGACGATAGAGATACTTGAAAGGGATAAGGTCATTGAGCAAAACTGGAAGATCGGGGATATCCTCAAGAGAGGCATAAGGAAGATAATTAATAAACACAACCTCCATGAATTTATGAACATTGTGGGATTCGCTCCCATGACACATTTTGTAATGGTCGATTACAAGGGTTTCACCGTTAATGAGATCAGATCGTTTATACAGCAGGAGTGCATAAAGCGGGGAGTTCTTTTCGTTGGTTATCACCATATATGTTTCGCACACAGGAAAAAACACATAGACCGCACGCTGAAGGTATATGACGAAGTAATGTCCTTGCTGAAACAGGCGATAGATGATGGAAGTCTCAGGGATAAGATCGAAGGGAAGCCGATAAGTGCTTTTAGCGTGCGGTCCAATTAA